A DNA window from Actinomadura coerulea contains the following coding sequences:
- a CDS encoding SpoIIE family protein phosphatase, giving the protein MEDLRGAAHDRAVLAEARVVLARRLGVPPGEALQHLIWLARDLDIEMAEAASLLVKDGGGGPVGAVVAGRRAPRTEEVPAKRQAVLSDAEDVLRRVTAEDTGGDAELLVRVPDDPAATAVLEGALDSAAHLVPVRGPDGNVADFLFAELNGVARDMFGRGREELTGLRLLRTDPGAVLSGLFDDYVRVLDTGTRLERSSIQYSTAQRGLSRSSRMSVRCVRVPTGVCVTWRYHLAEDRIARRLERVERLALIGFGEWDLATGEADWTPQMLANYGLSPDEVPPMPHDLPKVVADDDLPLVEEAVQTMFSRREPVEAEHRVIGHDGTPRHLWVFAEPVLGESGLPVSINIVSQDITRRRGVERALAETRRQMLRQQARTAQERRVAVTLRRAILPDEDELEQLPGMCTSIRSMAAESTARIGGDWFATKAFQDGRAMFAIGDAAGHGLPAAAAMARTRNGLLGLTCTGERPGRLVGWLNELIGAMDPPATGTAIVAHYDPARHLLEWTCAGHPPPILVRDGRAAPLEVVRDPMLGAMPGWEYTTITTGLKSGDMLFLYTDGLVERRDADLDERIVRLTHILRDSSSRPERVLDEVLARMEHDRAADDTTLFALYME; this is encoded by the coding sequence ATGGAGGACCTCCGGGGCGCGGCGCACGACCGGGCGGTGCTGGCGGAGGCGCGGGTCGTGCTGGCCCGGCGTCTCGGCGTCCCCCCGGGCGAGGCCCTGCAGCACCTGATCTGGCTCGCGCGCGATCTGGACATCGAGATGGCCGAGGCGGCGTCGCTGCTGGTCAAGGACGGGGGCGGCGGGCCGGTGGGGGCCGTGGTGGCGGGGCGCCGGGCGCCGCGCACCGAGGAGGTCCCCGCGAAGCGCCAGGCGGTCCTGTCGGACGCCGAGGACGTGCTGCGCCGGGTGACGGCCGAGGACACCGGGGGGGACGCGGAGCTCCTCGTGAGGGTGCCCGACGACCCGGCGGCGACGGCGGTGCTGGAGGGGGCGCTCGACTCGGCGGCCCACCTGGTCCCGGTGCGGGGGCCGGACGGCAACGTGGCGGACTTCCTCTTCGCGGAGCTCAACGGCGTCGCCAGGGACATGTTCGGGCGGGGCCGGGAGGAGCTGACCGGGCTGCGGCTGCTGCGGACGGATCCGGGGGCGGTGCTCAGCGGGCTGTTCGACGACTACGTCCGGGTGCTGGACACCGGGACGCGGTTGGAACGTTCCTCGATCCAGTACTCGACCGCGCAGCGCGGGCTGTCCCGCTCGTCGCGGATGAGCGTGCGGTGCGTGCGGGTGCCGACCGGGGTCTGCGTGACGTGGCGGTACCACCTGGCCGAGGACCGCATCGCGCGGCGGCTGGAGCGGGTCGAGCGGCTCGCGCTGATCGGGTTCGGGGAGTGGGACCTGGCCACCGGTGAGGCGGACTGGACGCCCCAGATGCTGGCCAACTACGGCCTGTCTCCCGACGAGGTGCCGCCGATGCCGCACGACCTGCCGAAGGTCGTGGCCGACGACGACCTGCCCCTGGTCGAGGAGGCCGTCCAGACGATGTTCTCGCGCCGCGAGCCGGTGGAGGCGGAGCACCGCGTGATCGGCCACGACGGAACACCCCGCCACCTGTGGGTCTTCGCCGAGCCCGTGCTCGGGGAGTCCGGGCTGCCCGTCTCGATCAACATCGTGTCGCAGGACATCACGCGGCGGCGCGGGGTGGAGCGCGCGCTGGCCGAGACCCGGCGGCAGATGCTGCGCCAGCAGGCGCGGACGGCGCAGGAGCGGCGCGTGGCGGTGACCCTGCGGCGGGCCATCCTGCCGGACGAGGACGAGCTCGAGCAGCTGCCGGGCATGTGCACCTCGATCCGGAGCATGGCGGCGGAGAGCACGGCCCGCATCGGCGGCGACTGGTTCGCGACCAAAGCGTTCCAGGACGGGCGGGCGATGTTCGCGATCGGGGACGCGGCCGGGCACGGGCTGCCGGCGGCGGCGGCGATGGCGCGGACCCGGAACGGCCTGCTGGGCCTCACCTGTACGGGGGAGCGCCCGGGACGGCTGGTCGGCTGGCTGAACGAGCTGATCGGCGCGATGGACCCGCCGGCGACGGGCACCGCCATCGTCGCCCACTACGACCCGGCCCGGCACCTCTTGGAGTGGACGTGCGCGGGCCATCCGCCGCCGATCCTGGTCCGGGACGGGCGGGCGGCCCCGCTAGAGGTGGTCCGCGACCCGATGCTCGGCGCCATGCCCGGCTGGGAGTACACGACGATCACCACCGGGCTCAAGTCGGGCGACATGCTCTTCCTCTACACCGACGGCCTGGTGGAGCGCCGCGACGCGGACCTGGACGAGCGGATCGTCCGCCTGACCCACATTCTGCGTGACTCCTCCTCGCGTCCCGAGCGGGTGCTGGACGAGGTGCTGGCGCGGATGGAGCACGACCGGGCGGCGGACGACACCACGCTCTTCGCCCTTTACATGGAGTGA
- a CDS encoding CHAP domain-containing protein, whose amino-acid sequence MSGLFDRLSLNRLSPEDKAVGVAVGAVLAGAVGLSVVNPLAGGRAVADTSSAQAAVVAEKGTAVHTNSSHAKTVKAQNVAAEARREGFKVPPHAVKPAEVIKLAEKQVGVREGKGGQTKYHKWFVSTPQAKATAKRDGGFSVKEYNGAQWCNMFVSWLGAQTGVKNMGWDAYTVQHASWFKQTDRWGHTAKPGAVVFFDWQDGSKAGIGDIDHVGIVVKDNGNGSITTIEGNTDNAVQKKVREKSQVVGYGYPDYAR is encoded by the coding sequence ATGTCCGGTCTTTTCGATCGACTTTCGCTCAACCGCCTCTCGCCCGAGGACAAGGCCGTCGGCGTCGCCGTCGGCGCGGTCCTGGCGGGTGCGGTGGGGCTCTCGGTGGTCAACCCCCTCGCCGGCGGCCGTGCGGTCGCCGACACCTCCTCCGCCCAGGCGGCGGTGGTCGCTGAGAAGGGCACCGCCGTTCACACCAACTCCTCCCACGCCAAGACGGTGAAGGCCCAGAACGTCGCGGCCGAGGCGCGGCGCGAGGGCTTCAAGGTCCCCCCGCACGCGGTCAAGCCCGCCGAAGTGATCAAGCTGGCGGAGAAGCAGGTCGGCGTCCGTGAGGGCAAGGGCGGCCAGACCAAGTACCACAAGTGGTTCGTCTCGACTCCGCAGGCCAAGGCCACCGCCAAGCGCGACGGCGGCTTCTCGGTCAAGGAGTACAACGGCGCCCAGTGGTGCAACATGTTCGTCTCCTGGCTCGGCGCCCAGACAGGCGTCAAGAACATGGGCTGGGACGCCTATACCGTCCAGCACGCGAGCTGGTTCAAGCAGACCGACCGCTGGGGCCACACAGCCAAGCCCGGTGCCGTGGTGTTCTTCGACTGGCAGGACGGTTCCAAGGCCGGCATCGGTGACATCGACCACGTCGGCATCGTCGTCAAGGACAACGGCAACGGCAGCATCACCACCATCGAGGGCAACACCGACAATGCGGTGCAGAAGAAGGTCCGCGAGAAGTCGCAGGTCGTCGGCTACGGCTACCCCGACTACGCCCGCTGA